In a single window of the Prionailurus viverrinus isolate Anna chromosome D3, UM_Priviv_1.0, whole genome shotgun sequence genome:
- the LOC125148929 gene encoding zinc finger protein 280B-like, with translation MEQPCILCEEEQEPEPQQNIEETKQVDDEDGELIFVGVEHVNDDAELIFVGVTSNSKPVVSNILNRVTPGSCSRRKKYGHLRKGTTCKLQPISHVTPVSEAVTALPVSESESRSTESPIIIEPLSKPDYKSNSPQVVPNSSSELCSPLITFTNSLQHPGGAALSVGGMNKSPCISKQLSTAEVNNVNPKRLKLSDGIIGGHASALSPSGIFHTVTAEQSTPSNSVHTSLSHVQNGAPFPTAFPKDSVHFNPADPVKENRQAKTDFLRLASQNQVVDPKKGSLVILLRDFYYGQHKGDGQPEQKTHTTFKCLSCLKVLKNVKFMNHMKHHLELEKQRGDSWESYTTCQHCHRQFPTPFQLQCHIESVHTTQEPSTVCRICELSFKTDQILLQHMKDNHKPGEMPYVCQVCNYRSSAFADVETHFRTCHENTKNLLCPFCLKIFKTATPYMCHYRGHWEKSVHHCSKCRLQFLTFKEKMEHKTQCHQMFKKPKQLEGLPPETKVVIQVSLGPLHPESLEVASITVSTSDSEPSPPRSKSKVSKKPR, from the coding sequence atggaacAACCATGTATATTATGTGAGGAAGAACAAGAGCCAGAACCGCAGCAGAACATAGAAGAAACCAAACAGGTAGATGATGAAGATGGTGAGCTGATCTTTGTTGGGGTAGAACATGTAAATGACGATGCTGAGCTGATCTTTGTTGGGGTGACTTCAAATTCAAAACCAGTCGTTTCAAACATTTTGAACAGAGTCACCCCAGGTTCATgttcaaggagaaaaaagtatGGTCACCTCAGAAAAGGTACTACTTGCAAATTGCAGCCTATAAGTCATGTGACCCCTGTATCAGAAGCAGTGACTGCCTTGCCCGTTTCTGAATCTGAATCAAGATCAACAGAAAGTCCTATTATTATTGAGCCTTTGTCTAAacctgattataaaagtaattcacCACAAGTCGTGCCTAATAGCTCTTCAGAGTTATGTTCTCCTTTGATTACATTCACAAATTCATTGCAGCATCCAGGTGGAGCAGCACTTTCTGTAGGAGGTATGAATAAAAGTCCTTGCATATCAAAGCAACTTTCTACTGCTGAAGTAAACAATGTAAATCCCAAAAGGCTTAAACTCAGTGATGGAATCATAGGGGGACATGCTTCAGCTTTGTCCCCTTCAGGTATCTTTCATACAGTGACTGCTGAGCAAAGCACACCCTCAAACAGTGTTCATACCTCATTAAGCCATGTTCAGAATGGAGCACCTTTTCCAACAGCTTTTCCAAAGGACAGTGTTCATTTCAACCCTGCAGATCCTGTTAAGGAAAATAGACAAGCAAAAACAGATTTTTTGAGACTAGCAAGTCAAAACCAGGTTGTTGATCCCAAGAAAGGAAGTCTGGTCATATTACTTCGTGACTTTTATTATGGGCAGCATAAAGGAGATGGACAGCCAGAACAGAAGACTCACACAACCTTTAAATGCCTCAGCTGCTTGAAAGTTCTAAAGAATGTCAAGTTTATGAATCACATGAAACACCATTTGGAACTTGAGAAGCAGAGGGGTGACAGCTGGGAAAGTTACACCACCTGCCAGCACTGCCACCGACAGTTTCCCACTCCCTTCCAGTTGCAATGCCATATTGAAAGTGTACACACTACCCAGGAGCCCTCCACTGTCTGTAGAATTTGTGAATTGTCATTCAAAACAGACCAAATTCTCTTACAGCACATGAAGGACAATCATAAGCCTGGTGAAATGCCCTATGTGTGCCAGGTTTGCAATTACAGATCATCAGCCTTTGCTGATGTGGAAACACATTTCAGAACTTGCCATGAAAACACTAAGAACTTGCTCTGTCCATTCTGtctcaaaattttcaaaactgcAACACCATACATGTGTCATTATAGGGGACACTGGGAAAAGAGTGTTCACCACTGTTCCAAATGCCGGCTACAGTTTTTAACTTTCAAGGAGAAAATGGAGCACAAGACCCAGTGTCATCAAATGTTTAAGAAGCCTAAGCAACTGGAAGGATTGCCTCCTGAAACAAAAGTTGTTATTCAAGTGTCACTGGGACCTCTTCACCCAGAATCACTGGAAGTAGCATCCATTACTGTGAGCACGTCAGATTCTGAACCGTCACCCCCCAGGTCTAAGAGTAAAGTTTCCAAAAAACCTCGTTAA